Sequence from the Actinomyces slackii genome:
TCGCAGGTGTTGGGGGTGCCGGTGCGCTGGATGTCCTTGCCCGGGACGAACTGCAGGATGGTGGCGCCCTCCTTGAGGCCCTCAGTGATCTGCACGTTCTTGCCGTCGTTGATCCCCAGGGACACCTCGGTCTTGACCGCCGAGCTCGGCTTCTTGGGGTCGGACAGGACCCAGACGCTCCCGGTGGAGTAGTTCCCCTCAATGGCGGTCACCGGAACCACGATCGCATCAGAGGCTGATCCGGCGTCAATGGTGATCTTGGCCTTCAGGCCGGGGAAGACCTGCTGATCGCCGGGCACTGAGCAGCGCACCTCCACACTCGTGCCGTCGCCGGTGGTGGTGGTCGTGTCCCCCGTGGTGGGGTCGGTCTTGGAGGTCTGGTCGTCCTTGGTGCCGATCTTCAGGTTGGTGCAGGAGAAGGGCGCGGGCCCGGAGTCGACCGACACCGAGGCCTCCGTCGGGGGGTTGGTCAGCCGGTACTGCTGGGCCGCGGTCACCTTTCCCTTGGCCGAGTAGCTGCCGGCGGCCACCGTGGCCACCACGGTGCCGACCGTCGCCTCCTGATCCTTGATCACCTTGTAGGTGATCGTTCCGCCGACGGGGGCGTAGACATCCTCCCAGGTGACCTTGGGCTCGCGCTGCTCGGTGGTGGTATTGCCCTCCTCATCGGTGGAGGTCACCGGCTCCTGCGCCTCGGTCTTCTTCAGCGTGAGGATCGGCTCGCCGGCGGCCACCTGCGCCCCGTCCTCGTAGACGAGGCGGGCCACGGTCCCCGCCATGGTCGCCTTGGCCTCCTTCGGAGCGTCCTCGACGATCTGCCCCTCGACGGTCAGCGAGTTGGAGATGTCCGCCTTGGCCACGGTGATGGTGGGGGCGTTGATCGCGAACTGGGGCTCCGGTGCGCTCTGGTCCTGGGCGCCGGATGAGGGGAAGAAGGCGATCTTGGTCAGGGCCACGGCGACGATCAGGGCGATGAGCACCTTGATCGAAGGCATGATGTAGCGTTTCACAGCGTTCCTTCACTCGATGTCTGGGCAGAATTCATGTGCGTCTGATCGCAGCCTAAAGCCGCCCCTGGCCTGCGGGAATCATGCTTGAGGATGAACATGCGCCCCACGCACCCCGCCCTGTGGACCACGGTGCGGGGCCACAGGGCGGAGGTGGAGGACGTGAGGGAGAACTCAGATCTGAGCGAGGTCCCGGCCCAGCGCTCATCGCCGGCCAGGGCCTGCCCTCAGTGGACGCGGCCGGCCGGGGCGCTGGGCACGGCGTCGAGGAAGGCCGGCGGGTTGAAGCCCTGGCTCTCATAGGCGGCGGCAACGGCCCGGGCGATCTCCTGGACGGCGCCGGCGTCCACCAGGGCGATGGCCGAGCCCCCGAACCCGCCCCCGGTCATGCGGGCCCCGTGCGCCCCCGCGGCCCGGGCCGCCTCCACCGCCGTGTCCAGCTCGGGGCAGGTGCACTCGTAGTCCACGCGCAGCGACTCATGCGAGGCATCCATGAGGGCGCCCACGGCGGCCAGCTTCTCCCCGGCCAGAGGGCGGCCGTCCTGCAGAAGCGCCACCAGCTCCTTGGTGCGGGCGATCTCGGTGACCACGTGCCGGGTGCGGCGCACGAGGATGTCGGCGTCCTCCTGGCTGCCCTGCTCACTGGCCTCCAGGCGCTCCAGCGCCGCGGGCAGATCCTGTGCGGACAGATCCGCCAGCAGCTCGATCCCCAGGATGCGGGCCGAGCGCTCGCAGGCGGCGCGACGCGCCCCGTACTGGCCATCGACCAGGGAGTGCTTGGCCTTGGTGTCGATGACCAGCAGAGCCAGCCCCTCAGCGGCCAGATCGAAGGGCACATGGGTCACCGAGCCGTCCCTGCAGTCCAGCTCCAGGGCATGGCCCTCCCGGCAGCGAAGCGAGGCGGACTGGTCCATGCCGCCTGTGGGGGCGCCGGCCATCTCGTTCTCGGTGCGCACGCACACCGCGACCAGCCGGGCCCGTCCGGCGTCGTCGGGCTGCTCGGCGCTGCCGGCCAGGCCCAGCCCGGCCACCTCATCGATGGCGACGGCGGCCGAGCACTCCAGCGCGGCCGAGGAGGACAGGCCCCCGCCCAGGGGCACGCAGGAGACCAGGGCCGCGTCGAATCCGGGCAGATCCGAGACGCCCTCCTGCTCCAGCGCCCAGGCCACCCCCGCGATGTAGGAGGCCCAGTGGCGCACCTCGCCCGGGCTGCCCTTGGGGCCGATCTCATCGAGGTCCAGGACATCGACCTGCTCCCGCGTCTGGGTCGAGACCAGGCGGACGGTGCGGTCATCGCGGCGGCGCAGCGCCAGGTAGGCCCGGTGCGGCAGGGCGATGGGCAGGGCCAGGCCGCCGTTGTAGTCCGTGTGCTCCCCGATGACGTTGACGCGCCCCGGGGCGCTCCACACGCCGTCGGGCTCAGCCTCGAAGACCTCGCGGAACAGCTCGGTGGCTGCCCGAGCCCCCTCATCCGGCTCCATGGCGGGGGAGAAGACGGGGGAGGACGACGATGTGCTCATGATGATCTCCTGATTCACGATGTGATCGGATGGGTGGAGGACGGTGACGATGCGGTGAGGACGCGGTGGGGATGTGATGGGGGCGCGGTGCCGGGCCCGGTCTCAGGTGGCGATGACCAGGCGCGCCCCGGCCTCGTCGAGGGCCTGGACGGTGGCCGGATCGGGCTGGGACTCGGTGATGAGGACCCCGATGTCCCGGGTGTGGCAGAAGGAGCGCAGGCCCAGGACCCCCCATTTTGAGGAGTCGAGCACGGCCACCACGCTGCGCCCCGTGGCCGCCAGCGCCTGATTGGTGGAGGCCTCCATGAGATTGGGCGTCATGAGGCCGGCCTCCGGGGTGAAGCCGTGGGCTCCCAGGAAGACCCACTCAACGCGAATGGTGCGCAGGGCATCGACCGCCACCAGGCCCACCAGGGCGCTCGACGGCGTTCGCTCGCCCCCCGTCAGCACGATCGAGGGGGCGTCGCGGCCCTCGGCGCGCGAGGCATCAGCCGCGTCGAAGAGCAGCTGCGCGGCCGGCAGGGAGTTGGTGATCACCGTCAGGGTCCCGAAGTGCTCCACCTCGGTCAGCGCCCGGGCCAGGGCCAGCGCCGTGGTGCCCCCCGAGATGGCCAGGGAGTCCCCGGGGCGCACCAGCGCCGCCCCCGCGGCGCCGATGCGCCGCTTGGCGTCGGGGTGGAGGGTGGACTTGGTCTGGAAGCGGGGCTCAGCACTGGTGGGGCTGGAGGGGACCGCCCCTCCGTGGACGCGCTCAACCAGCCCCTGGCTCACCAGCTCGGTGATGTCCCGGCGCACCGTCATCTCTGAGATGCCCAGCTCCTCGACGACGTCGGCCACGCGGACTCCGCCTGTGGCCGCGACGCGCTCCAGAATGTGCTCCTGGCGCTGACGGGCGAGCATCGGCGCCGGCCGGGCGCCACCGGAGGCAGCAGCATGGTGCATGGCCCCATCCTGCCAGACCCGCCCCGCGGCCATGCCCGTCCAAGCCCGTCTTGGTGCGTCAAGGTCGGCATGCGGCCTCAGGAGGGGCCCGGCTGGGAACTTGGTCCTGAATCGCGGTAGTGTCACCATGGTCCCGTTCCCCGTCATCGCGCTCCCTGCACAGGAAAGGAGATCAGGAGTATGCACCTGCCTGCGCCTGACGCTCACCAGTGCATCATCGGCGTGGCCATCGCCCTGCCCGATCGCGATGCCGCCAAGGTCCGCGCCGTGCGGGCCGCGGCCGGAGACCCCCTGGCCCAGGTGGTGCCGCCCCACATCACGCTGCTTCCCCCCACCGCTGTCGACGTCGACCGCCTGGGGGACATCACCGAGCACCTGGCCCGGGTGGCCGCGCGCACGGCGCCCTTCACCGTCCACCTCCAGGATGTGGGCACCTTCAGGCCCATCAGCCCGGTGGTCTTCCTCTCCCTGAGCCAGGGAGTCGCCGAGTGCGACTGCCTCCAGGGCTCCGTGCGCGACCAGGACGGCCCTCTGGCCAGGCCCCTGAGCTTCCCCTTCCACCCGCATGTCACCCTGGCCCATGAGGTCGACGACGCCGGGCTCGACAATGCCGCCGGCGCCGGCGCCGAGCTGGATATCGCCTTCACCGCATCCAGCCTTCACCTCTACCGCTTCAGCGCCGAGGGGACCTGGGAGATCATCTCCACCTCCTCCTTCACCGCCGCGCCCCTTCCGGTGGCGGGCTGACACGCCATGGCGGCCCTGCTGCGGCGCGCCAAGGGGCTGTGGGGGCGCTCGCGGATCGGACGGACCCTCAGCCGCTACAGCACGGGGCGCGGAGCCCTCATGGCCGGCGGCATCGCCTACACCGGGCTGTCCTCGATCTTCGCGGCGCTGGCCATCGGGGTGACCGTCATCATGGCAGCGCTCGGAGACCGCCCGGCGCTGCGACAGGCGGTGATCACCCAGATCGATGCCGCACTTCCCGGCGTCCTGGACACCGGGGACGGTGGGATGGTCACCATCGACCAGCTCATCCTGGACTCGCCGCTGACCCTGGGCTCGGTGATCGCCGGGGCGGTCCTGGTCTACTCGGCGATGAGCCTCATGGGCGCGATCAAGACGGCGCTGCGAGCCATGTTCGGCATGGTCAACCTGCCGCCCAGCGCCGTGGTGGGGCAGGCGGTCAACCTCGTGGGATTCGTGGTGATCCTGCTGGGCGTGCTCATCACGGCGATGGCGACCCTGGTGACCACGGTGGTGGCGGGGGAGGTCGGTGCCGCGCTGGGGGTGCCGGTGGAGCTGACGGGCAGGGGCGCATGGGTGGCCGGGCTGATCGTGTCCTTCCTCATCGACGCGGCGGTTCTGGGGCTCATCATCACGGTCTGCGGCATCCGCCCACCATTTCGCGACCTGGCGGCCGGATGCGCGCTGGGGGCGGTGGCCTTCGGCGCGCTGCGCCAGGCGGGGGCCGGAGCGGTGGGCTCGGCGGTGGACAATCCCCTGCTGGCCTCGGCCGCCACGCTGGTGGTGCTGGTGGTCTGGCTGCACCTGGCCAGCCGGGTCCTGCTGCTCGTGGCCGCCTGGACGGCCAACCCGCCCATGCCGCGCCCGGTGGTGCATCCTGCCGAGGTCCACGGCCGGGAGCGGCCCAACTACGTGACCCTCACGGTTCCCGCCACTCTGGCCTGGCCGCGCCAGTCGATCACGGGCTCGCTGGAGGCCGACCCCACTGAGCATCCCGACTACGTGGCCCCCGTGCCCCTGAAGGCGGCCCCTGAGGAGCCCTCCCCGCCGGCCCCGAGTCGGCCCGGCTGGCTCCGCCTGCCCGATCCTCCCCGCTGGCTGGCCCGCCTCCTGCGCCGCCCACCCTCCGGCCAGGCCGACTCGCCCTGAGGCGCACGGATCGCTCCCGCCGATTCCGTGAAAGGGAGGGGCGGTGCCGTTAGTCTGCACCGATGAGCGAGCACAGTGGATATAGCGAGCAGAACGAGCACAGCGAGCACAGTGAGCACAGCGAGCACCTGTCGGAGCCCCGGAGGGGGCAGCCGATTCACGCGATCATCCCGGCGGGGGGCGCGGGCACTCGGCTGTGGCCGCTGAGCCGCCGTCAGCGCCCCAAGTTCCTCCTGGACCTCACCGGCACGGGCCGCTCCCTCCTCCAGGGCACGGTCGAGCGCCTGGCCCCGGTGGCGGCGAGCACGACCGTGGTCACCGGGGTGGCGCATGTGGCCGCCGTGGCCGATCAGCTGCCGGGGATCCCGCGCGAGAACCTGCTGGCCGAGCCGCTGCCCCGCGACTCCATGGCCGCGATCGGCCTGGCTGCCGCGGTCATCGCCCGGCGCCACGGGGCCCAGTCCGTCGTCGGGTCCTTCGCCGCCGACCAGACCATCGCCGAGGAGGACGCCTTCGTCGATGCCGTGCGCCAGGCCGCCGCTCTGGCCGAGGAGGGGTGGGTGGTCACCATCGGCATCGAGGCCACGGGCCCGTCAACGGCCTTCGGCTACATTCACTGCGGGGACCATATCGGGGCGGCCGGGGCCCCTGCGGGGCGCCGGGTGCTGGGCTTCACCGAGAAGCCCGACCTTCAGACCGCTCAGACCTACCTGGACAGCGGGGACTACCGCTGGAACGCCGGCATGTTCGTGGCTCGCGCAGGGGTCCTGCTCGACCACCTGGCCCGCCTGCGCCCCCAGCTGGCTCAGGGCCTGGCGGCCATTGCCGAGGCCTGGGACACCCCGCAGCGCGAGGAGGTCATGGCGCGGGTGTGGCCGGGGCTGGAGAGCATCGCCATCGATCATGCCATCGCCGAGCCCGTGGCCGCCGCGGGAGGGGTGGCCACGATCCCAGTCGCCATGGGGTGGGATGATGTCGGCGGATTCGATGCCCTGGCCGGGCTCATCGCCGCGCAGCAGGAGGGGGCCGCGGCCGGGGTGAGGATCCTTCAGGCCCAGGGATCCCCGGTCGGTCTGGGGCCGGCCGGCGGGGCCGGGGGCGCGATTGAGGCGGTGGACTCCCCCGGGGCCCTCGTGGCCACCACCACCGGTCGGACGGTGGCGCTGGTGGGAGTGCCCGACGTCGTCGTCGTCGATACGCCCGACGCCCTGCTGGTGACGGTCCCGGCGCGCGCTCAGGGCGTCAAGACCGTTGTGGACAGGCTCGCGGCCCAGGGCAGCGATGCTCTGCTGTGAGCCTGCGCAGCGGTGGACGGCATTACGCATTAGCCAAATATTCTGAGAGAATCCCGAATGTCATCTGGCGATTCTCAAGGTCATTGAACCATCAATACTTCTCGTTTTTTCTTATGGTGAAACGGGAGGCTGCGTGGTTCTCAATATCGCTGCACTGAGAACCGCATGCAGCAGCGCCGGCCGCACGGTGGGAACACCGCGCAGCCGGCACTGCGATGATGCTCGAGGGTGATGCTCGAGGCGCGCCGCTCAGGCGACCGCTGAGACGGGCGTGAGCTGACGCGCGTCAGTCACGCCGTTCGCGGCGGCGTTGTTGTTGTGGTTGTTGGCCACGTCGGTGGCGCCATCGGCTAGAGCCTGCTCGAAGGCGACCAGCTTGGGCTTGAACTCATCCCAGGCGGCGCGGAAGGCCGTGGCGTTGGGGCTCTCCCAGACGGCGCCGGACAGGGAGCTGTCCGTGGAGGTCTGGATGTCGTGGCATGACTGAACATTCTTGGAGAGGGTGTCGTACAGCGTGGCCAGAGTGTCAAGGTCTGCCTGCAAAGACATATTGGGTCTCCTTCAAGGGCTGCGGTTCTTTCAGCGAGTCCCGGCGACGGTCGACGCCGGAAGACAGCGGGCAGTGTGAACTGCGTCCTGCTGCTGGAGCACACCCTTACATGACTCGCATCATCGCGCAAGGAGAGATGTACCCACAGGATCGTACTGATTGTCATGCCACATCTCTACACGCCACGGTCACGATTGAGATACGGTGTTCGCGCCTTATCCCCCGGAGCGAGAGGTTCACTTCCATGTCCCAGCCCCAGGACGGGCGCGCCCAGCGCCGTCGTGAGCGCGATGAGCGAGGCATGCGCTCCACCCGCGCCGCCAAGCAGGACGGCTCGGCGCGCCTGCCCTCGGCGCCCCGTGAGCGCAGGCCCCTGCTGGCGGTTCTCGCCGTGCTGCTCATCGTCGGCGGAGCCGTGCTCTCCGCGCTCCTGGCGACCAGGCTCGACCAGCGCGTCCAGATGCTGGTGGCGGCCAACACCATCGAGGCGGGGACCGTCATCACCAAGGAGGACCTCAGCGCCGCCCCTGTCTCGGCGGATCTGGGCACGCTGATCCCCGCCAGCCAGGCGGACCAGGTCGTGGGCAGAACCGCGCGGGTTCAGGTCGCCCAGGGCCAGCTGCTGGACACCTCCCAGCTGACGGGCAGCTCGATCCCGGCCGAGGGCAAGCAGGTCGTGGGCATGTCGCTGGAGGCGGGGCGCTTCCCCTCCCAGGGCTTCCGCCCGGGGGACAAGGTCGACGTCGTGGACATCAACGGCCAGTCGGTCTCCATCGCCGGAGCGCAGATCATCAGCGCGACGCCGACCTCCGGGACCGAGGGGGACTGGTCCTCGGGCGCCCTGGTCTCGGTGGCGGTTGAGCAGAAGGACGCGGCCGCTCTTGCCGCGGCCTCCGCGGGCGGCACCGTCGCCCTGGTCCTCGTGGCCTCCGAGCAGCCGATCCAGGAGAACTGATGCTGGTGTCACTGGCCTCCGCCAAGGGGGCGCCGGGGGTGACCACCTCGGCACATCTCCTGGCCGCGCTCTGGCCCCGCCCGGTCATCATGGCCGAGCTGGACCCCGCCGGCTCGGACCTGCTCTACCGCTCCCGCACCGCCCAGGGCCTGCCCCTGGATGCCGACCGGGGGGTGGTCTCCCTGGCCGCGGCGGTGCGCCGCGAGCCCAAGGCCCCGGTTGCCGAGCACCTGACAACCATCGACGGCGGCCTGGAGGTGCTCCTGGGCCTGTCCCGCCCCGATCAGGCCGCGGCCATCGGCGCGGGCTGGGCCGCCCTGGCGGCCTGCCTGCGCAGTCACGGCGATGTGGTGGCCGATGTGGGCCGGATCGCGCCGGGCGCGCCGAGCCTGGGAGTGGCGCTGGCCTCGGATCTGACGATCCTGGTGACCCGACCGGGGGTGGAGAACTACGGCCACCTGCGCGAGCGCCTGTCCTGGATCATCAACGACACCGCCCACCGCTCCGAGCAGGTGCGGCTGGGCGTCATCCTGATCGCCCCGTGGAAGAGCCGCCATGAGGGCGCCGACCTCTCCCGACTGCTGCAGGCCAGCGGCTTCAACGTCCCCGTGCTGGGCGTGCTGGCCCACGACCCCGCCGCGGCCGACGCCCTGGCCGGGCGCCGTCCGCGCCCACTGGGGCGCACCATGCTGGTCAGATCGGGCAGGACACTGACCGCGAATCTGGCCGGAGGGGCCAGGAGCGGAGGATCGCGATGAGCATCGATCAGAACCTGGTGCGCGAGATGCGCGAGGAGGTCGCCGACCTCCTGGCCCAGCAGCGCCGCGACGATGCCTCCTCCGGCATCCCGCCCATGACCCCTGAGGATGAGCGCCAGTTCGCCCGCGCACTCATCGGCCGGGTCCTGGAGCAGCACGCCCGATCGGCGATCGCCGCGGGCCTCAGCCCGCTGACCGCCCAGGACGAGGAGGAGGTCTCCCAGGGCATCCATGCCGCGCTGTTCGGCGTGGGCAGGCTCCAGCCGCTGCTGGAGGATCCCGATGTCGAGAACGTCGACATCAACGGCTATGACAACGTCTTCATCCAGTACGCCGATGGGCGCGAGGAGCGCGGTGCCCCGGTGGCCGAGTCCGATGACGAGCTGGTCGAGCTGGTCCAGGTCCTGGGGTCCTACTCGGGCCTGGCCTCCAGGCCCTTCGACTCGGCCAATCCGCAGCTGGACCTGCGCCTGCCCGATGGCTCGCGACTCTCGGCGGTCATGGACGTGTGCTCCCGCCCGGCGGTCTCGGTGCGCCGGGCGCGACTGGACCGCGTGGGCCTGGACGAGCTGGTGGGCCTGGGCACGCTGAGCCCGCGCCTGGCGGCCTTCTGCTCCGCGGCGGTGCGGGCGCGCAAGAACATCATGATCGCCGGGGCCACCAACGCCGGCAAGACGACCTTCCTGCGGGCCCTGGCCAATGAGATCCCTCCGGGAGAGCGGCTCATCACCGTGGAGCGGGCCCTGGAGCTGGGCCTGGGGGAGTTCGCCGATCTCCACCCCAATGTGGTGGCCTTCGAGGAGCGGCTGCCCAACTCCGAGGGCGCGGGCGCCATCTCCATGGCGGATCTCGTGCGCCGCTCGCTGCGCATGAACCCCTCGCGGGTCATCGTCGGAGAGGTGCTGGGAGACGAGATCGTCACCATGCTCAACGCCATGAGCCAGGGCAATGACGGATCACTGTCCACCATCCACGCCAATTCCTCCTCCGAGGTCTTCAACAGGATCGCCACCTACGCGATCCAGTCGGCAGAGCACCTGCCCCAGGACGCAACCAACCTGCTCATCGCCGGCGCCGTGGACTTCGTCATCTTCCTGACCCGGGAGAACCGGTTCGGCCAGGGCGGGACCATGCGGCGCTTCGTGGCCTCGGTCCGTGAGGTCAACGGTGTGGACGGACGGGTGCTGTCCTCGGAGATCTTCGCCGACGACGGCACCGGCATGGCCCAGCCGGCCGCCCCGATCGCCTGCGCCGCCGAGCTCATGGAGGTCGGCTACGACCCGGCCGCCGCCTACGGGGGGCAGATGCGATGAACGAGACGACGGCGACTCTGGCCATCCTGGCCGGTGCGATGGTCGGCGGAGGGATCTTCCTCCTGGTCGGCTTCTTCATGGGCGTCGGTCTCCTGCCCGAGTCCGAGTCCGGGGAGGCCTCTGACCTGCTCAAGCGCCTGTCGCGGCGCACGATCGTCGCCGCACTGGTGGGGGTGGCCCTGCTGGTGGCGACCCGCTGGATCGTCCTGGCGGTGGCCGGCGCGGTGCTGGTCATGGTCTGGCCCATGCTCTTCGGCGGGGCCCGGCAGGAGAAGCTGGCCGCCGCGCGGATCGAGGCGCTGGCGACCTGGACGGAGTCCCTGCGGGACACGATCGCCGGCGCGGTCGGCCTGGAGCAGGCGATTCCCGCCACGGTGTACGCCGCCGCCCCGGTGATCAGGGATGATCTGGCCCTCCTGGCCGATCGCATGCGGGTGCGCGTCCCCCTGCCGACGGCGCTGCGGCAGTTCGCGGATGATCTCAACGACCCCACCGCGGATCTCGTGGTCTCCGCCCTCATCATCAATGCCCGCCTGCGCGGCCCGGGCCTGCGCCAGCTGCTGGGCTCCCTGGCGGACGCGGCGCGCTCGGAGCTGGACATGCGTCAGCGCGTCTCCGCCTCCCGGGCCGGGACGAGGCGCTCGGCGCAGATCGTCGTCCTGTTCTCCATCGCTGTCATGCTGGGCCTGGCACTGTTCAACCGCAGCTTCGTCCAGCCCTATGAGTCGGTTCAGGGACAGATGGTGCTGCTGGTGGTGGTGAGCCTGTTCGCTGTGGGCATGCTGTGGATGCGCCGCCTGGCCGGGGTCAAGCTCCCCCGCCGATTCCTCATGACCACAGCCGGGGAGATCGATGAGGCAGGTGGGACGCCATGATCAACCTCATCCTCATCGGGGGCGCTGTCAGCGGCGCGGGCGTGGTCATGCTCATCCTGCTGCTCGTGCCCCCGGCCGTTCAGCCCGCGGCGGCGCTGGCCGAGCTGGACACGCGGCGCGATGAGCGCCGCCTGCGCCAGGACGTGCGCCGCCTCAGCCCGCGTGAGGCGGCCCTTCCGGAGTGGATGGACATCCTGGGACTGCGGGGGGCCGCCCTGCTGCGGCGCTCGGGGATCGAGATCTCCTCGATCACCGCTGATCTCTCGGTGATGGGGCGCTCCCTGGAGCGCCATCTGGCGGTCTCCATCCTGGCGGGGGCGGGCGCCTTCGCCATTCCCGTGGTGGGGGTCGCCCTGCTGCAGATCATCGGCGCGCGCTTCGAGTGGAGTGTCCCGGTGCTGGTCAGCCTGCTGCTGGGCGTGGCCGCGGCGCTGCTGCCCACCCTGCGGCTGCGCAGTCAGGCCGCGGCGGCGCGCCGTGACTTCCGCCATGTGGTCGGCTCCTTCCTGGACCTGGTCTCCATGTCGCTGTCGGCGGGGCGGGGCGTGCCCGAGGCACTGGACTCCGCCTCCAGGCTCTGCAACGATCCGGCCATGGTGCGGATCCGGGACGCGCTTGACATCGCCCGCCTGCGGGGGGAGACCCCGTGGGCGGCACTGGGGCAGCTCGGCACGCAGCTTCGCATCGACGAGCTGCGGGACCTGTCCGCCGCCCTGGCGCTGGTGGCGGAGGACGGCGCCAAGATCCGCGAGTCGCTGGGCGCCCGAGCCACCAGCAT
This genomic interval carries:
- a CDS encoding efflux RND transporter periplasmic adaptor subunit, giving the protein MKRYIMPSIKVLIALIVAVALTKIAFFPSSGAQDQSAPEPQFAINAPTITVAKADISNSLTVEGQIVEDAPKEAKATMAGTVARLVYEDGAQVAAGEPILTLKKTEAQEPVTSTDEEGNTTTEQREPKVTWEDVYAPVGGTITYKVIKDQEATVGTVVATVAAGSYSAKGKVTAAQQYRLTNPPTEASVSVDSGPAPFSCTNLKIGTKDDQTSKTDPTTGDTTTTTGDGTSVEVRCSVPGDQQVFPGLKAKITIDAGSASDAIVVPVTAIEGNYSTGSVWVLSDPKKPSSAVKTEVSLGINDGKNVQITEGLKEGATILQFVPGKDIQRTGTPNTCERDQSACYDENGKEIS
- the galK gene encoding galactokinase, producing the protein MSTSSSSPVFSPAMEPDEGARAATELFREVFEAEPDGVWSAPGRVNVIGEHTDYNGGLALPIALPHRAYLALRRRDDRTVRLVSTQTREQVDVLDLDEIGPKGSPGEVRHWASYIAGVAWALEQEGVSDLPGFDAALVSCVPLGGGLSSSAALECSAAVAIDEVAGLGLAGSAEQPDDAGRARLVAVCVRTENEMAGAPTGGMDQSASLRCREGHALELDCRDGSVTHVPFDLAAEGLALLVIDTKAKHSLVDGQYGARRAACERSARILGIELLADLSAQDLPAALERLEASEQGSQEDADILVRRTRHVVTEIARTKELVALLQDGRPLAGEKLAAVGALMDASHESLRVDYECTCPELDTAVEAARAAGAHGARMTGGGFGGSAIALVDAGAVQEIARAVAAAYESQGFNPPAFLDAVPSAPAGRVH
- a CDS encoding DeoR/GlpR family DNA-binding transcription regulator, with amino-acid sequence MLARQRQEHILERVAATGGVRVADVVEELGISEMTVRRDITELVSQGLVERVHGGAVPSSPTSAEPRFQTKSTLHPDAKRRIGAAGAALVRPGDSLAISGGTTALALARALTEVEHFGTLTVITNSLPAAQLLFDAADASRAEGRDAPSIVLTGGERTPSSALVGLVAVDALRTIRVEWVFLGAHGFTPEAGLMTPNLMEASTNQALAATGRSVVAVLDSSKWGVLGLRSFCHTRDIGVLITESQPDPATVQALDEAGARLVIAT
- a CDS encoding 2'-5' RNA ligase family protein, with the translated sequence MHLPAPDAHQCIIGVAIALPDRDAAKVRAVRAAAGDPLAQVVPPHITLLPPTAVDVDRLGDITEHLARVAARTAPFTVHLQDVGTFRPISPVVFLSLSQGVAECDCLQGSVRDQDGPLARPLSFPFHPHVTLAHEVDDAGLDNAAGAGAELDIAFTASSLHLYRFSAEGTWEIISTSSFTAAPLPVAG
- a CDS encoding YihY/virulence factor BrkB family protein, which codes for MAALLRRAKGLWGRSRIGRTLSRYSTGRGALMAGGIAYTGLSSIFAALAIGVTVIMAALGDRPALRQAVITQIDAALPGVLDTGDGGMVTIDQLILDSPLTLGSVIAGAVLVYSAMSLMGAIKTALRAMFGMVNLPPSAVVGQAVNLVGFVVILLGVLITAMATLVTTVVAGEVGAALGVPVELTGRGAWVAGLIVSFLIDAAVLGLIITVCGIRPPFRDLAAGCALGAVAFGALRQAGAGAVGSAVDNPLLASAATLVVLVVWLHLASRVLLLVAAWTANPPMPRPVVHPAEVHGRERPNYVTLTVPATLAWPRQSITGSLEADPTEHPDYVAPVPLKAAPEEPSPPAPSRPGWLRLPDPPRWLARLLRRPPSGQADSP
- a CDS encoding mannose-1-phosphate guanylyltransferase → MSEHSGYSEQNEHSEHSEHSEHLSEPRRGQPIHAIIPAGGAGTRLWPLSRRQRPKFLLDLTGTGRSLLQGTVERLAPVAASTTVVTGVAHVAAVADQLPGIPRENLLAEPLPRDSMAAIGLAAAVIARRHGAQSVVGSFAADQTIAEEDAFVDAVRQAAALAEEGWVVTIGIEATGPSTAFGYIHCGDHIGAAGAPAGRRVLGFTEKPDLQTAQTYLDSGDYRWNAGMFVARAGVLLDHLARLRPQLAQGLAAIAEAWDTPQREEVMARVWPGLESIAIDHAIAEPVAAAGGVATIPVAMGWDDVGGFDALAGLIAAQQEGAAAGVRILQAQGSPVGLGPAGGAGGAIEAVDSPGALVATTTGRTVALVGVPDVVVVDTPDALLVTVPARAQGVKTVVDRLAAQGSDALL
- a CDS encoding WXG100 family type VII secretion target, with the protein product MSLQADLDTLATLYDTLSKNVQSCHDIQTSTDSSLSGAVWESPNATAFRAAWDEFKPKLVAFEQALADGATDVANNHNNNAAANGVTDARQLTPVSAVA
- a CDS encoding SAF domain-containing protein — translated: MSQPQDGRAQRRRERDERGMRSTRAAKQDGSARLPSAPRERRPLLAVLAVLLIVGGAVLSALLATRLDQRVQMLVAANTIEAGTVITKEDLSAAPVSADLGTLIPASQADQVVGRTARVQVAQGQLLDTSQLTGSSIPAEGKQVVGMSLEAGRFPSQGFRPGDKVDVVDINGQSVSIAGAQIISATPTSGTEGDWSSGALVSVAVEQKDAAALAAASAGGTVALVLVASEQPIQEN
- a CDS encoding P-loop NTPase family protein, encoding MLVSLASAKGAPGVTTSAHLLAALWPRPVIMAELDPAGSDLLYRSRTAQGLPLDADRGVVSLAAAVRREPKAPVAEHLTTIDGGLEVLLGLSRPDQAAAIGAGWAALAACLRSHGDVVADVGRIAPGAPSLGVALASDLTILVTRPGVENYGHLRERLSWIINDTAHRSEQVRLGVILIAPWKSRHEGADLSRLLQASGFNVPVLGVLAHDPAAADALAGRRPRPLGRTMLVRSGRTLTANLAGGARSGGSR
- a CDS encoding CpaF family protein, with the translated sequence MSIDQNLVREMREEVADLLAQQRRDDASSGIPPMTPEDERQFARALIGRVLEQHARSAIAAGLSPLTAQDEEEVSQGIHAALFGVGRLQPLLEDPDVENVDINGYDNVFIQYADGREERGAPVAESDDELVELVQVLGSYSGLASRPFDSANPQLDLRLPDGSRLSAVMDVCSRPAVSVRRARLDRVGLDELVGLGTLSPRLAAFCSAAVRARKNIMIAGATNAGKTTFLRALANEIPPGERLITVERALELGLGEFADLHPNVVAFEERLPNSEGAGAISMADLVRRSLRMNPSRVIVGEVLGDEIVTMLNAMSQGNDGSLSTIHANSSSEVFNRIATYAIQSAEHLPQDATNLLIAGAVDFVIFLTRENRFGQGGTMRRFVASVREVNGVDGRVLSSEIFADDGTGMAQPAAPIACAAELMEVGYDPAAAYGGQMR
- a CDS encoding type II secretion system F family protein; protein product: MNETTATLAILAGAMVGGGIFLLVGFFMGVGLLPESESGEASDLLKRLSRRTIVAALVGVALLVATRWIVLAVAGAVLVMVWPMLFGGARQEKLAAARIEALATWTESLRDTIAGAVGLEQAIPATVYAAAPVIRDDLALLADRMRVRVPLPTALRQFADDLNDPTADLVVSALIINARLRGPGLRQLLGSLADAARSELDMRQRVSASRAGTRRSAQIVVLFSIAVMLGLALFNRSFVQPYESVQGQMVLLVVVSLFAVGMLWMRRLAGVKLPRRFLMTTAGEIDEAGGTP